One window of Perca flavescens isolate YP-PL-M2 chromosome 6, PFLA_1.0, whole genome shotgun sequence genomic DNA carries:
- the LOC114557597 gene encoding double-strand-break repair protein rad21 homolog A: MFYAHFVLSKRGPLAKIWLAAHWDKKLTKAHVFECNLESSVESIISPKVKMALRTSGHLLLGVVRIYHRKAKYLLADCNEAFIKIKMAFRPGVVDLPEENREAAYNAITLPEEFHDFDQPLPDLDDIDVAQQFTLNQSRVEEITMREDVGNLSLLQDNDFADFGMDDREMMRDASTFEEDIMHGATASNLLLEAEPGPANLPDKSNHMEYDDFGDGSMGNSDGGMLVDKLLSSEDGGGIFDDPPAITESVMMPRDPGDDEDDFDNLQSPGPDSPDSGPAEPLPAMADQTEQTTLVHNEEEAFALEPIDITVKETKAKRKRKLIVDSVKELDSKTIRAQLSDYSDIVTTLDLAPPTKKLMMWKETGGVEKLFSLPAQSLWNTRLLKMFTRCLTPLVPDELRKRRKGGEADSLDEFLKELENPEVPREEVMSQNRDVIDQTIMEEPSMLAASAMEGSRTTLDETVMPPPSTPRGVKRKTLDKEGTLPMAPLEQQQQQQQQQQQQQQVADRSVLSQRLDMHQVDLPPEESSLSLTQLVPELDLLGEKGKDKKDDSDEEEDEEGQGGDQDQEEKRWNKRTQQMLHGLQRVMAKTGADSVSLLELCRNNNKKQAAAKFYSFLVLKKQQAIEVTQTEPYSDIIATAGPRFHLI; this comes from the exons ATGTTCTACGCCCACTTTGTCCTCAGCAAGCGTGGGCCGCTGGCCAAGATCTGGCTAGCGGCCCATTGGGACAAGAAGCTGACCAAGGCCCATGTGTTTGAATGCAACTTGGAGAGCAGTGTGGAGAGCATCATCTCACCCAAG GTGAAGATGGCATTGCGTACATCAGGCCACCTGCTCCTCGGGGTGGTGAGAATCTACCACAGGAAGGCCAAGTACCTGCTTGCTGACTGTAATGAAGCCTTCATCAAGATCAAAATGGCTTTTAGGCCAG GTGTGGTGGATCTACCTGAGGAAAATAGAGAGGCAGCCTACAATGCCATCACCTTACCCGAGGAGTTCCATGACTTTGACCAGCCACTTCCTGATCTGGA TGACATAGATGTGGCCCAACAGTTCACCCTGAACCAGAGCAGAGTAGAAGAGATCACCATGAGGGAAGATGTTGGCAATCTCAGCCTGCTGCAGGACAATGACTTTG CTGACTTTGGTATGGATGACCGGGAGATGATGCGTGATGCCAGCACATTTGAGGAGGATATCATGCACGGTGCCACAGCCTCTAACCTTTTGCTCGAGGCTGAGCCTGGCCCAGCCAATCTCCCAGACAAGTCCAACCACATGGAGTATGATGACTTTGGGGACGGTTCAATGGGCAACAGTGATGGGGGAATGCTGG TTGATAAGCTACTGAGCTCTGAAGATGGAGGAGGTATTTTTGATGACCCTCCAGCCATCACAGAAAGTGTCATGATGCCTCGAGATCCTGGCGACGATGAGGATGACTTTGACAACCTCCAGTCAC CGGGTCCAGACAGCCCAGACTCTGGCCCAGCAGAGCCACTGCCAGCAATGGCTGACCAGACAGAACAGACCACTCTGGTTCACAATGAGGAGGAGGCCTTTGCCTTGGAGCCCATTGACATCACTG TGAAAGAGACCAAGGCAAAGCGTAAGAGGAAGCTGATTGTGGACAGTGTAAAGGAGCTGGACAGTAAGACCATCAGGGCCCAGTTGTCTGACTACTCGGACATTGTCACCACCCTGGACCTCGCCCCTCCCACCAAGAAGCTTATGATGTGGAAGGAGACTGGAGGAGTGGAGAagcttttctctctgcctgctCAGTCGCTCTGGAACACCAGGCTGCTCAAG ATGTTCACACGCTGCCTGACACCCCTGGTACCAGACGagctgaggaagaggagaaagggCGGCGAAGCAGACAGTCTGGATGAGTTCCTCAAAGAGCTGGAGAACCCAGAGGTGCCTAGAGAGGAGGTCATGAGTCAGAACAGAGATGTTATTG ACCAAACTATCATGGAGGAGCCCAGTATGCTGGCAGCCTCTGCAATGGAGGGCAGTAGGACGACCCTGGATGAAACAGTCATGCCTCCTCCATCAACCCCTCGAGGTGTCAAACGCAAGACCCTCGACAAAGAGGGCACCCTTCCT ATGGCTCCcttggagcagcagcagcagcagcagcagcagcagcagcagcagcagcaggtggcTGACCGCTCGGTCTTGTCTCAGAGGTTAGACATGCATCAGGTGGATCTTCCCCCAGAGGAGAGCAGCCTCAGCCTCACCCAGCTTGTCCCCGAGCTTGACCTGCTTGGTGAAAAGGGCAAAGACAAGAAGGATGATAGCGATGAAGAGGAG GATGAGGAAGGTCAGGGTGGAGACCAGGATCAGGAGGAGAAGAGATGGAACAAGAGAACCCAGCAGATGCTCCATGGCCTCCAG CGCGTCATGGCTAAGACTGGTGCGGACTCAGTTAGCTTGCTTGAATTGTGCCGGAACAACAACAAGAAGCAGGCAGCTGCCAAGTTTTACAGTTTCCTCGTCCTCAAGAAGCAGCAAGCCATCGAGGTCACCCAGACTGAGCCCTACAGCGACATCATTGCCACCGCTGGACCAAGATTCCACCTTATTTAG